A region from the uncultured Macellibacteroides sp. genome encodes:
- a CDS encoding 6-bladed beta-propeller: MKKTTAISGIILLAGLAGCGQRQAGNDDLITVDITKTPSSKKELILQDFMDVEYVALETKDDFLNRGIVQDIGKKTILVTNQDDGDIFVYDRTGKALRKINRKGQGGEEYISCFTITLDEDNEEMFINDISLQKIHVYDLYGNFKRSFQHKKSGGTLFYNDVFNYDKNNLICYDQYNEEVPFVLISKQDGSITKEIKIPYKKKILFLQQSRDEESFYIKTPGPYRRIITYKGNWLLSEPSSDTIYTLLPDYSLRPFLVRTPAIQSMDPGVFLILRFFSDRYCFMETIKNVFDFDKQKGFPKAFFMYDRQEKVFLRYTVYNGDYTTKKEIYMNWLRPVNHEIESWQALDANQLVESYKNGELKGRLKEIAATLNEDSNPVIMLIKHKK, encoded by the coding sequence ATGAAAAAGACAACAGCAATCTCAGGAATCATATTGCTCGCTGGATTGGCAGGATGCGGACAAAGACAAGCAGGGAACGATGATCTCATCACGGTAGACATTACTAAAACTCCTTCGTCCAAAAAGGAATTGATTCTTCAGGATTTTATGGATGTGGAATACGTTGCTTTGGAAACAAAAGATGACTTTCTTAATCGAGGTATTGTGCAGGATATAGGCAAAAAAACAATATTAGTAACCAACCAAGACGATGGGGATATTTTTGTTTATGACAGAACCGGAAAAGCATTAAGAAAAATAAACCGTAAAGGACAAGGGGGAGAAGAATATATTAGTTGTTTTACTATTACTTTAGATGAGGATAACGAGGAAATGTTTATTAACGACATCTCTCTCCAAAAGATCCATGTATATGACTTATATGGAAACTTTAAACGAAGTTTTCAACACAAAAAAAGCGGCGGAACTTTATTTTATAACGATGTATTTAATTATGACAAGAATAATCTGATTTGCTATGATCAATACAATGAAGAAGTTCCATTTGTTCTTATATCTAAACAGGATGGGAGTATTACCAAAGAAATTAAGATTCCTTATAAAAAGAAGATATTATTTCTACAGCAATCAAGGGATGAAGAATCTTTTTATATTAAAACTCCCGGTCCTTATCGTAGAATAATCACTTACAAAGGCAATTGGTTATTATCAGAACCTTCATCCGATACCATTTATACACTTTTACCAGATTACAGTTTACGGCCATTTCTCGTAAGGACTCCGGCAATTCAATCCATGGATCCGGGAGTTTTTCTTATATTGAGATTTTTTTCCGACCGATATTGTTTCATGGAAACCATAAAAAATGTATTTGACTTTGATAAACAAAAAGGATTTCCAAAAGCTTTTTTCATGTACGACAGGCAGGAAAAGGTCTTTTTGCGATATACTGTTTACAATGGCGACTATACGACCAAAAAGGAAATATACATGAACTGGTTAAGACCTGTAAACCACGAAATCGAATCTTGGCAGGCTTTAGACGCCAACCAACTCGTAGAATCTTATAAAAATGGGGAGCTGAAAGGGAGACTGAAAGAAATAGCTGCGACATTGAACGAGGATTCAAATCCGGTGATAATGTTGATAAAGCATAAGAAATAA
- the rnr gene encoding ribonuclease R, whose translation MIRKKTVKKDNKEKKENKGSGKRMKKQAMVQAVMEAFQASSKESFNYKQISKILGLEAQVQKLMVVDILYDLAADDFISEIDRGRYRYNGIGTLAVGTFTRRSNGKNSFLPEDGGTPVAVAERNSGHAMNGDKVKVQLFAKRKGAEQEAEVIEIVESSEKTFVGKLQVAKGFAFLVTENRTLANDIFIPKEHLKDGKNGDKAIVRIIEWPEGAKNPLGEVVDILGVAGQNDAEMHAILAEFGLPYKYPESVEKAAEEISGDITDKDLAEREDFREVLTFTVDPKDAKDFDDALSYRTLPNGLVEVGVHIADVTHFVKPDGIIDKEAQSRATSVYLVDRTIPMLPERLSNGLCSLRPNEEKFCFSVVFEMAHDGTVKNSRICRTLIKSDRRFTYEEAQDIIEKGEGDCKEAILAMDALAKKLRAKRFKDGAIAFERYEVKFEIDEYGKPLSVYFKESKDANKMIEEFMLLANRTVAEFVGKVPESHKKTFVYRIHDLPDPDKMENFAAFIRRFGYKLKTDGSKVEVSKGINHLLDEVQGKREENLIETVAIRAMAKAVYSTENVGHYGLAFDYYTHFTSPIRRYPDMMVHRLLERYLAGGRSVDKAKYEDMCEHCSAMEQVAANAERASTKYKQVEFMSDKLGMVFDGVISGVTEWGLYVELNENKCEGLVPVRDLDDDYYEFDDKNYCLIGRRKKRVYRLGDPITIKVAQANLERKQLDFAMVD comes from the coding sequence ATGATAAGAAAAAAGACAGTAAAGAAAGACAATAAAGAAAAAAAGGAGAATAAAGGTTCGGGAAAGCGAATGAAGAAACAGGCAATGGTGCAGGCCGTTATGGAAGCTTTCCAGGCTTCTTCCAAGGAGTCTTTTAATTACAAACAAATAAGTAAGATATTAGGACTTGAAGCTCAGGTCCAGAAGTTAATGGTCGTGGATATTCTTTACGACCTGGCTGCCGACGACTTTATTTCGGAAATAGACCGCGGCAGGTATCGTTATAACGGAATTGGTACGCTTGCAGTGGGTACCTTTACGCGCCGAAGTAACGGAAAGAATTCATTTCTTCCGGAAGATGGCGGTACGCCTGTTGCTGTTGCCGAACGTAATTCGGGTCATGCCATGAATGGCGATAAGGTGAAGGTGCAGCTTTTTGCTAAACGCAAGGGTGCTGAACAGGAGGCCGAGGTGATTGAAATAGTGGAGAGTTCGGAAAAAACATTTGTTGGAAAATTGCAGGTTGCGAAAGGTTTTGCTTTCCTTGTAACGGAAAACAGAACGCTTGCGAATGATATATTTATTCCGAAGGAGCACCTGAAAGACGGAAAAAATGGTGATAAAGCCATTGTTCGTATCATAGAATGGCCCGAAGGAGCAAAGAATCCGCTTGGTGAAGTGGTTGATATTTTGGGTGTAGCCGGACAGAATGATGCGGAAATGCATGCAATTCTGGCTGAATTCGGATTACCTTATAAGTATCCGGAGAGTGTGGAAAAGGCTGCTGAAGAGATATCCGGTGATATCACCGACAAAGATTTGGCTGAAAGGGAAGATTTCCGCGAGGTGCTTACTTTTACGGTGGATCCGAAAGATGCCAAAGATTTTGATGATGCGCTTTCTTACCGTACGCTTCCCAACGGACTGGTTGAGGTAGGTGTCCATATTGCGGATGTAACTCATTTCGTAAAACCGGATGGTATAATTGATAAAGAGGCTCAAAGCCGGGCAACCAGTGTATATCTGGTAGATAGAACCATTCCTATGCTTCCCGAAAGGTTGAGTAACGGTTTATGCTCCCTTCGTCCGAATGAAGAGAAATTCTGTTTCTCCGTTGTTTTTGAGATGGCACATGATGGGACTGTAAAGAATTCACGTATCTGCCGTACACTCATAAAGAGCGACCGACGCTTTACCTATGAGGAAGCGCAGGATATTATAGAAAAAGGGGAAGGCGATTGCAAAGAGGCTATCCTTGCCATGGATGCTCTTGCCAAAAAGCTTCGCGCCAAGAGATTTAAAGACGGTGCCATAGCGTTCGAACGTTACGAGGTGAAATTTGAAATTGATGAATACGGTAAACCTCTTAGTGTTTACTTTAAGGAGTCGAAGGATGCCAACAAAATGATTGAGGAATTTATGTTGCTGGCCAATCGTACGGTTGCCGAGTTTGTTGGCAAGGTGCCTGAATCACATAAAAAGACTTTTGTTTATCGTATCCATGATCTTCCGGATCCGGATAAGATGGAAAATTTTGCAGCCTTTATTCGTCGCTTTGGTTATAAGTTGAAGACAGATGGCAGCAAAGTGGAGGTTTCTAAGGGGATTAACCATTTGCTGGACGAGGTACAGGGGAAACGTGAGGAGAATCTTATCGAAACGGTGGCTATCCGCGCCATGGCAAAGGCAGTATATTCGACAGAGAATGTAGGTCATTACGGCCTTGCTTTCGACTATTATACCCACTTTACCAGTCCGATTCGTCGTTATCCGGATATGATGGTACATCGCTTGCTGGAACGTTATCTTGCCGGTGGCCGTAGTGTAGATAAAGCCAAGTATGAAGATATGTGCGAGCATTGTTCTGCCATGGAACAGGTTGCGGCCAATGCCGAACGGGCTTCCACTAAATATAAGCAGGTAGAGTTTATGAGCGATAAGCTGGGCATGGTGTTCGACGGTGTTATATCGGGTGTTACCGAATGGGGATTGTATGTCGAGCTAAACGAAAACAAGTGCGAAGGCCTTGTTCCTGTCCGCGACCTTGACGATGATTACTATGAATTCGACGATAAGAATTACTGTTTGATTGGCCGCAGAAAGAAACGTGTGTATCGTTTGGGCGATCCTATTACTATTAAGGTGGCGCAAGCCAATCTTGAAAGGAAACAACTGGATTTTGCCATGGTTGACTGA
- a CDS encoding family 43 glycosylhydrolase: MVRYLDKPEQYPGWELVWNDEFNYTGKPDPTNWSYEHGFTRNQELQWYQPNNARCENGMLILEARKEQVINPNFEDKSNDWRKNRKQSEYTSASIKTVGKKEFKYGRYEVRARIPVASGSWPAIWTLGRDMEWPSCGEIDIMEYYRIKGKPHILANAAWGTDKEYDAKWNSKKIPFTHFTNKDKNWASKFHVWRMDWDESSIKLYLDNELLNEISLQETINGTLGNKTNPFMQPHYLLLNFAIGGVNGGEPAVNAFPLKYEIDYVRVYQKEQRKETILPGELWPDNNGQHINAHGGGILYHNGTYYWFGEHKSDTTSVALKGVTCYSSKDLYNWKDEGIVLKVIENDDTHDIAKGCILERPKVIYNDKTKQFVMWFHLELKGKGYAAARAAVAVSDKVTGPYRFVRSGRPNAGFWPADMPEENTMLTATPEDYAKWFTPDWRKAVEEGMFTRRDFECGQMSRDMTVYVDEDGKAYHIYSSEENLTLQIAELTDDYLNHTGKYIRVAPAGHNEAPAIFKKDGTYWMITSGCTGWDPNAARMFKSSHILGPWEQLDNPCVGTDAELTFHSQSTYILPVQGKKDAFIFMADRWRPKHPSDARYIWLPIQFENGIPVLHWMDSWKLDFFDK; the protein is encoded by the coding sequence ATGGTTCGTTATCTGGATAAACCGGAACAATATCCCGGATGGGAACTGGTATGGAATGATGAGTTTAATTACACAGGAAAGCCCGATCCCACGAACTGGAGTTATGAACACGGATTTACCCGTAACCAGGAGTTGCAATGGTATCAACCAAACAATGCCCGGTGCGAGAACGGCATGCTGATTCTTGAAGCAAGGAAAGAACAGGTAATAAACCCGAATTTTGAAGATAAAAGTAACGATTGGAGGAAGAATCGAAAACAGTCCGAATACACCTCTGCTTCTATAAAGACTGTAGGAAAAAAGGAATTCAAATATGGACGCTACGAAGTCCGTGCCAGAATTCCTGTTGCCAGCGGATCATGGCCTGCAATCTGGACACTGGGCAGGGATATGGAATGGCCTTCTTGCGGGGAGATAGACATCATGGAGTATTACCGGATTAAAGGGAAACCACATATTCTGGCCAATGCAGCTTGGGGAACGGATAAGGAATATGATGCTAAATGGAACAGCAAGAAGATTCCGTTTACCCATTTCACGAATAAAGACAAAAACTGGGCTTCGAAGTTTCACGTATGGCGTATGGATTGGGACGAAAGTTCCATTAAACTTTACCTGGATAACGAATTATTGAATGAAATTTCTTTGCAGGAAACCATAAATGGAACACTTGGTAATAAAACCAATCCTTTTATGCAGCCTCATTACTTGTTGCTGAACTTTGCCATTGGAGGCGTAAACGGCGGAGAACCGGCAGTGAACGCTTTCCCTCTGAAGTATGAGATCGATTACGTTAGAGTATATCAAAAAGAACAAAGAAAAGAAACGATTCTACCGGGCGAACTCTGGCCCGACAACAACGGGCAACACATCAATGCCCATGGTGGAGGTATTCTGTATCATAATGGAACCTACTATTGGTTTGGCGAACATAAAAGCGATACAACCAGCGTCGCGCTAAAAGGAGTAACTTGTTATTCCTCGAAAGATCTGTATAATTGGAAAGACGAGGGTATTGTACTGAAGGTAATCGAAAACGACGATACCCACGATATAGCCAAAGGATGTATTCTTGAGCGGCCAAAAGTTATTTACAACGATAAAACCAAGCAGTTTGTAATGTGGTTTCATCTGGAACTAAAAGGAAAAGGATATGCAGCAGCACGTGCTGCCGTGGCTGTGAGTGACAAGGTAACGGGTCCCTATCGTTTTGTACGTTCTGGTCGCCCCAATGCTGGTTTTTGGCCTGCGGATATGCCGGAAGAAAATACGATGCTTACCGCAACTCCCGAAGATTATGCTAAATGGTTTACTCCCGATTGGCGCAAAGCGGTCGAAGAGGGGATGTTTACCCGCAGGGATTTTGAATGCGGACAGATGTCGAGAGACATGACCGTTTATGTGGATGAGGATGGAAAGGCATACCATATCTATTCTTCTGAGGAGAATCTAACCCTTCAAATTGCAGAACTGACCGACGATTACCTGAATCACACAGGAAAGTATATCCGTGTTGCACCAGCAGGGCATAATGAAGCTCCTGCCATTTTTAAAAAGGATGGAACATACTGGATGATAACTTCCGGATGTACGGGATGGGATCCCAATGCAGCCAGGATGTTTAAGTCTTCCCATATTCTGGGACCATGGGAGCAGCTCGATAATCCTTGTGTAGGGACGGATGCGGAGCTCACTTTCCATTCTCAGAGCACCTATATCCTTCCGGTTCAAGGAAAGAAAGATGCCTTTATTTTCATGGCAGACAGATGGCGTCCCAAGCACCCTTCCGATGCCAGATATATATGGTTGCCCATACAGTTTGAAAACGGAATTCCCGTATTGCACTGGATGGATTCATGGAAGCTGGATTTTTTTGACAAATAG
- a CDS encoding DUF2264 domain-containing protein, whose product MKRRNFVKTMAASTALGFVSPDILVAKTSDSMAALTSKDGQDRTYWCDLMYKIAEPVLSVMSKGELRKKMSVEVSPNWDGRDKAVTYMECFGRLMSGLAPWLSLPDDSTPEGKQRKQLREWALLSFEHSVNPKSPDYLLWRSEGQPLVDSAYFSNALLRAPQQLWSPLDKITKDRIVGELTQLRRVKPPYTNWLLFAAMNEAFLHSVGESYDVMRVDLSVKKMNEWYTGDGWYMDGDKFHYDYYNSFVIHPMLFEILEVFRKSGESDKKLYDQGLKRIQRYSEHLERMISPEGTYPPIGRSLTYRTGAFQPLSLLAWKKLLPEKLTEGQVRSALTAVHQRIFSNPTNFTSDGYLTIGFAGHQPELGDWYSNNGSMYLTSESFIALGLPADDSFWTAPAESWTSKRAFSNEKFLKDYPVAF is encoded by the coding sequence TTTAGTGGCTAAAACAAGCGATTCTATGGCCGCTCTAACCAGTAAGGACGGACAAGACCGAACTTATTGGTGCGACTTGATGTATAAAATAGCTGAGCCGGTTTTGTCGGTTATGTCGAAAGGCGAGCTCAGAAAGAAAATGTCCGTGGAAGTAAGTCCGAATTGGGATGGTCGCGATAAAGCTGTTACTTATATGGAGTGTTTCGGAAGATTAATGTCCGGACTCGCACCTTGGTTATCTTTGCCGGACGATTCCACTCCGGAAGGAAAGCAACGGAAACAATTGCGGGAATGGGCGCTTCTAAGCTTTGAACATTCGGTTAACCCCAAAAGTCCCGACTACCTGTTGTGGCGTTCGGAAGGACAACCCCTTGTCGATTCGGCGTATTTCTCTAATGCCCTTTTACGGGCTCCGCAACAACTGTGGTCTCCTTTAGATAAAATTACAAAAGATAGAATTGTAGGAGAGTTGACACAACTGAGAAGAGTGAAACCTCCCTATACAAACTGGCTGCTGTTTGCCGCTATGAACGAAGCATTTCTACATTCGGTTGGCGAGTCTTACGATGTGATGCGGGTCGATCTGTCTGTAAAGAAAATGAATGAATGGTATACCGGGGATGGTTGGTATATGGACGGAGACAAGTTTCATTACGACTACTACAATTCTTTCGTTATACACCCCATGCTTTTTGAAATTCTGGAAGTTTTCCGTAAATCGGGCGAATCAGACAAGAAGCTGTACGATCAGGGGCTGAAAAGAATCCAGCGTTATTCCGAGCACCTCGAAAGAATGATCTCTCCGGAGGGAACTTACCCGCCAATCGGTCGGTCGCTTACCTATCGGACGGGTGCTTTTCAACCGTTATCGTTACTGGCGTGGAAAAAACTATTGCCGGAAAAACTGACCGAAGGGCAAGTGAGATCAGCCCTAACTGCGGTACACCAACGGATCTTCTCAAATCCCACCAACTTTACCTCTGATGGTTACCTTACTATAGGCTTTGCTGGTCACCAACCCGAACTCGGAGATTGGTATAGTAATAACGGGAGTATGTACCTTACATCAGAAAGTTTCATTGCATTAGGCCTGCCCGCCGACGATTCTTTCTGGACAGCACCAGCAGAAAGCTGGACTTCAAAAAGAGCTTTTTCCAACGAAAAATTCTTGAAAGACTATCCTGTGGCATTTTAA
- a CDS encoding acetylxylan esterase produces the protein MKKLLFPLFVLLLVMPFGITQAQPAQKLISVVISPDHSNWEYKVKQEAKFTVQVFKSQILLDNVSVDYELGPEVFPSVKKQNVVLKDGKTELKASLKEPGFLRCRVVAKVDGREYEGLATVAYEADKIRPTTPDPKDFDLFWTNAISEARKTPLDPTMVLLSEKCTSTLNVYHVSFQNDTKGSRIYGMLSVPVKPGKYPAVLQVPGAGIRPYGGANFGDDIISLEIGIHGIPVNLPQEVYNNLSSGALRNYNALNKNDRDSHYYKRVYLGCVRAVDFIFSLPEFNGETVGVTGGSQGGALSIVTAGLDSRIKFLAALYPALCDFSGYLNNRAGGWPHYFKNAKPQPNEVETLSYFDVVNFASRVKAQGWYSWGYNDVTCPPTSMHAAYNVIKAPKDLHLFLETGHWTFPEQNSDRYTWIRSQCNK, from the coding sequence ATGAAAAAGCTATTGTTCCCGTTATTTGTCTTATTATTAGTAATGCCTTTTGGCATAACACAAGCTCAGCCTGCCCAGAAATTGATTAGCGTGGTTATATCTCCGGATCATTCCAATTGGGAGTATAAAGTAAAGCAGGAAGCCAAATTTACTGTGCAGGTTTTTAAAAGCCAGATCCTTCTGGACAATGTATCTGTCGATTACGAACTGGGACCCGAGGTATTTCCATCTGTTAAGAAACAAAATGTAGTTTTGAAAGATGGGAAAACAGAACTTAAGGCTTCCCTGAAGGAACCTGGATTTCTCCGTTGCCGTGTTGTAGCCAAAGTAGATGGTCGAGAATACGAAGGATTGGCAACTGTAGCCTACGAAGCGGATAAGATTCGGCCTACCACTCCCGATCCGAAAGACTTTGACCTCTTCTGGACCAACGCAATCAGTGAAGCACGTAAGACACCATTGGATCCTACCATGGTATTACTTTCCGAAAAGTGTACGTCTACGCTTAATGTGTACCATGTAAGTTTTCAAAATGACACGAAAGGTTCCCGTATTTACGGCATGCTTTCCGTGCCTGTGAAACCTGGCAAATATCCCGCTGTTTTACAGGTTCCGGGCGCGGGTATTCGTCCCTACGGCGGTGCCAACTTTGGCGATGATATAATCTCTCTTGAGATTGGCATTCATGGCATACCTGTTAACTTGCCCCAGGAAGTGTACAATAATCTTTCGTCAGGGGCATTACGTAACTATAATGCGCTTAACAAGAACGATCGCGACAGCCATTATTATAAACGGGTTTACCTTGGTTGCGTAAGAGCCGTCGACTTCATTTTTTCATTACCTGAATTTAATGGAGAAACAGTAGGTGTAACCGGCGGAAGCCAGGGTGGAGCTTTGTCTATCGTTACAGCAGGACTGGATTCCAGAATCAAATTCCTGGCTGCATTATATCCCGCTCTTTGCGATTTCTCCGGATATTTGAATAACCGTGCCGGTGGTTGGCCTCATTATTTTAAGAATGCCAAACCTCAGCCCAACGAAGTAGAAACACTGTCATACTTCGATGTGGTGAATTTTGCCAGCAGAGTAAAAGCACAGGGATGGTACAGCTGGGGCTATAACGATGTGACTTGTCCTCCAACATCCATGCATGCAGCCTATAATGTTATTAAAGCACCCAAAGATCTTCATCTTTTCCTTGAAACAGGGCACTGGACTTTCCCCGAACAAAATTCAGACCGGTACACATGGATTAGAAGTCAATGCAACAAATAG
- a CDS encoding 6-bladed beta-propeller, with protein sequence MKKTTVISGIILLAGLAGCGQRQAGNDDLITVDITKTPSSKKELILQDFMDVEYVALETKDDFLNQGIVMDIGKKFMLVKNRNDDGDIFVYDRTGKAITKINHKGQGGEEYTNITGITLDEDNREMFVNDHFSQKIVVYDLLGNFKRYFKYKEKYEDLFYTYIYNYDRDNLICNDQFNEKIAFVLISKQDGRVTKEIKIPFKKKKLLMKFLRDKETTNSVSPGPYRTIILHKGNWMLLELSSDTVYSLLSDYSLRPFLVRTPAIQSMDPEVYLIVRLLSDRYCFMETIKNVFDFDKDSGFPKTFFMYDRQKKAFLRYTVYNGDYTTKKEIYMNWLRPVNHEIESWQALDANQLVESYKNEELKGRLKEIAATLNEDSNPVIMLIKHKK encoded by the coding sequence ATGAAAAAGACAACAGTAATCTCAGGAATCATATTGCTCGCTGGATTGGCAGGATGCGGACAAAGACAAGCAGGGAACGATGATCTCATCACGGTAGACATTACGAAAACTCCTTCTTCCAAAAAGGAATTAATACTTCAGGATTTTATGGATGTGGAATATGTTGCTTTGGAAACAAAAGATGACTTTCTTAATCAAGGTATTGTAATGGATATTGGGAAAAAATTCATGTTAGTAAAAAACCGAAACGACGACGGAGATATTTTTGTTTATGACAGAACCGGGAAAGCAATAACTAAGATAAATCACAAAGGGCAAGGGGGTGAAGAATATACAAATATTACAGGTATTACCTTGGATGAGGATAACAGAGAAATGTTTGTCAACGATCATTTTTCACAAAAAATCGTCGTGTATGATTTATTAGGCAACTTTAAAAGATATTTTAAATACAAAGAAAAATATGAAGATCTGTTTTACACCTATATATATAATTATGATAGAGATAATCTGATTTGCAATGATCAATTTAATGAAAAAATTGCATTTGTTCTTATATCCAAACAAGATGGGAGAGTTACTAAAGAAATTAAGATCCCATTTAAAAAGAAGAAGTTATTAATGAAATTTTTAAGAGATAAAGAAACTACAAACAGTGTCTCTCCCGGCCCTTATCGTACAATAATCTTACACAAAGGCAATTGGATGCTTTTAGAACTATCGTCTGATACCGTCTACTCATTATTGTCAGATTACAGTTTGCGCCCATTTCTCGTAAGAACTCCGGCAATTCAATCCATGGATCCGGAAGTTTATTTGATTGTGAGGTTGCTTTCCGACCGATATTGTTTCATGGAAACCATAAAAAATGTATTTGACTTTGATAAAGATTCAGGATTTCCAAAAACTTTTTTCATGTACGACAGGCAGAAAAAAGCCTTTTTGCGATATACTGTTTATAATGGCGACTATACGACCAAAAAGGAAATATACATGAACTGGTTAAGGCCTGTAAATCACGAAATCGAATCTTGGCAAGCTTTAGACGCCAACCAACTCGTCGAATCTTATAAGAATGAGGAGCTGAAAGGGAGACTGAAGGAAATTGCTGCGACATTGAACGAGGATTCAAATCCGGTAATAATGTTGATAAAGCATAAGAAATAA
- a CDS encoding SMP-30/gluconolactonase/LRE family protein produces MKTSALFDSLTLLAWGLPAFCLLLFSSCSGNTLTEKPVVAFEAKATTGEGSIWHPERKSLFWVDIEGKTLYEYLPESSTCKTWSFDRMVSTVVPETDSTVVVSLQNEIVRVNLVTGENTHVASIDDKNGTVRCNDGKCDTEGRLWVGTMGFGAPKGAGKLFTVTHDGVVSVMLDSVTISNGIVWTADKRFMYYNDTPTGQVARYKYDAATGIITFDGVAVKMEEGTGSPDGMTIDRNGNLWVAQWGGYGVYCYNPQTGELLKKIELPAPNVASCAFGGENLDILYITTARAGLSEEQLEKYPLSGSLFVCKPGAVGVEAFRFTK; encoded by the coding sequence ATGAAAACATCCGCTCTGTTTGACTCGTTGACTTTACTGGCTTGGGGCTTACCTGCCTTTTGCTTATTGCTTTTTTCGTCTTGTTCCGGAAATACGCTGACCGAAAAGCCTGTTGTTGCTTTTGAAGCGAAGGCTACTACCGGCGAAGGCAGTATCTGGCATCCGGAGCGTAAGTCTCTCTTCTGGGTGGACATAGAAGGTAAAACCTTGTATGAGTATCTCCCGGAATCGTCTACTTGCAAAACCTGGTCGTTCGACCGTATGGTGTCTACTGTGGTTCCGGAAACCGATTCGACTGTGGTTGTTTCTTTGCAGAATGAGATAGTACGGGTAAATCTGGTGACTGGAGAGAATACACATGTTGCTTCCATTGATGATAAAAACGGAACAGTTCGCTGCAACGACGGGAAATGCGATACGGAAGGTCGTCTTTGGGTAGGAACGATGGGTTTTGGTGCCCCAAAGGGTGCGGGGAAATTATTTACGGTTACCCACGATGGGGTTGTATCGGTTATGCTGGATAGTGTAACTATTTCTAACGGTATTGTGTGGACGGCAGATAAAAGATTTATGTACTACAATGATACGCCAACAGGTCAGGTTGCCCGCTATAAATATGATGCGGCAACAGGAATTATTACTTTTGATGGTGTGGCTGTAAAGATGGAGGAAGGAACAGGTTCGCCTGATGGAATGACAATAGACAGGAACGGAAATCTTTGGGTGGCCCAGTGGGGAGGATACGGCGTGTATTGCTATAATCCGCAGACAGGCGAATTGCTGAAGAAAATTGAACTTCCTGCTCCAAACGTAGCCTCTTGTGCTTTCGGTGGTGAGAATCTGGATATTCTGTATATTACGACTGCGCGGGCAGGACTATCGGAAGAGCAACTTGAAAAATATCCGTTAAGCGGAAGCTTGTTTGTTTGTAAACCCGGAGCGGTTGGTGTAGAAGCGTTCCGATTTACCAAGTAA
- a CDS encoding nucleoside hydrolase produces MKKSICLLFLLFCVVCNAKNKPVNLIFDTDMAPDYDDVGALAMLHAMADSGEVNILATVASNKCETAVPCIEVINTYFGRPAIPLGAVKGEGPDKSTWHKGLRWTDELPARYPHRVKSTSASDDAVEVYRKVLSGMPDGSVTIVTVGFFTNLKNLLLSKPDQISPLTGKELIKAKVKLLVSMAGKFPEGKEFNVEVDTKSSQQVFREWPTPILLSGFEIGEQILTGKKLAASGQTGSPVIDAFTMCLPQDDPNGRNSWDETAVLVAVRGASNYFDTEQGTMTVLDDGSNQWEKSINGMHARLLFKMPKDQLTEIIENMMMHK; encoded by the coding sequence ATGAAAAAGAGTATTTGCCTTTTGTTTTTATTGTTTTGCGTTGTATGTAATGCAAAAAATAAGCCCGTGAATTTGATTTTTGATACCGATATGGCGCCCGATTACGATGATGTAGGGGCGCTTGCCATGCTTCATGCCATGGCCGACTCGGGTGAAGTAAATATACTGGCAACCGTTGCTTCAAATAAATGCGAAACGGCAGTTCCCTGTATTGAAGTTATTAACACCTATTTTGGCCGACCTGCTATTCCATTGGGAGCAGTTAAAGGGGAGGGCCCCGACAAATCCACCTGGCATAAAGGTCTTCGGTGGACGGATGAGCTGCCTGCCAGATACCCGCACCGCGTGAAATCTACTTCTGCATCGGATGATGCGGTTGAAGTTTATAGGAAAGTCTTAAGTGGAATGCCGGACGGTAGCGTAACGATTGTAACCGTTGGCTTTTTTACCAATCTTAAAAATTTACTTTTATCTAAACCAGATCAGATAAGTCCGCTTACCGGAAAAGAGCTGATTAAAGCCAAAGTGAAGCTGTTGGTATCTATGGCAGGTAAATTTCCGGAAGGGAAAGAATTTAATGTAGAAGTAGATACAAAGTCGTCGCAACAAGTATTCCGGGAATGGCCTACACCAATCCTCCTTAGCGGATTTGAAATAGGCGAACAAATTCTGACCGGAAAGAAACTGGCCGCATCGGGACAGACAGGAAGTCCTGTCATCGACGCATTCACCATGTGCCTGCCTCAGGATGATCCGAACGGACGTAACAGTTGGGATGAGACTGCCGTATTAGTAGCCGTGAGAGGAGCAAGTAACTATTTTGATACAGAACAAGGTACAATGACAGTCTTGGATGATGGAAGTAATCAATGGGAAAAGAGTATAAACGGAATGCATGCCCGGTTGTTATTTAAAATGCCTAAAGATCAATTAACCGAAATCATCGAAAACATGATGATGCATAAATGA